A part of Nitrososphaerota archaeon genomic DNA contains:
- a CDS encoding formylmethanofuran dehydrogenase subunit B translates to MKTINNVVCSFCGCLCDDIEVNIENNKIVNVKNTCSLGLSKFLNYDKHRILKPRIRKSKEFVNVSLEEAIDECVKILSNASYPIIYGWSNTSNEALRIGMEIAELIGGVIDNTTSVCHGPTIIGVQDIGESTSTLGQVKNRADLIIYWGSNPLHAHPRHLSRYTALSKGRFVKTRKERKIVVVDVRKTATASIADIFIQIKPNSDYELLSALRYAVNNGEIEQNEVAGVPVEKIEELAEMMISCKFGALMFGLGLTMSPGKHRNIEAAIALVTDLNKYTKFVILPMRGHYNVTGANNVTCWTTGYPFAVDFSKGYPYYNPGETTIADIIARGECDAALIVASDPISHLPIESARKLSKIPIVTIDPHETPTTKISKVVIPSSYVGIEYEGTAYRMDGVPLRLKKIVDPPDGIISDEEILKMILSKLRGD, encoded by the coding sequence ATGAAAACAATAAATAATGTTGTATGCTCTTTTTGTGGATGCTTATGTGATGATATAGAAGTTAATATAGAAAATAATAAAATAGTAAATGTTAAAAATACATGTAGTTTAGGATTATCAAAATTCCTTAATTATGATAAACATAGGATCCTTAAACCTAGAATAAGAAAAAGCAAAGAATTTGTAAATGTTTCACTTGAAGAAGCAATAGATGAATGTGTTAAAATTCTTTCAAATGCAAGCTATCCAATAATATATGGTTGGAGCAATACTTCTAATGAAGCTTTAAGAATTGGTATGGAAATAGCTGAATTAATAGGAGGAGTAATAGATAATACTACTTCTGTATGTCATGGTCCAACTATTATAGGAGTTCAAGATATTGGAGAATCCACTTCAACTCTTGGTCAAGTTAAGAATAGAGCAGATTTAATTATTTATTGGGGTTCAAATCCTTTACATGCACATCCAAGACATTTATCAAGATATACTGCTTTATCTAAAGGAAGATTCGTTAAAACACGTAAAGAAAGGAAGATAGTTGTAGTAGACGTAAGAAAAACTGCTACAGCAAGCATTGCAGATATTTTTATTCAAATAAAGCCTAATTCAGATTACGAATTACTTTCAGCTTTAAGATATGCTGTAAATAATGGAGAAATAGAACAAAATGAAGTTGCAGGAGTTCCTGTTGAAAAAATAGAAGAATTAGCTGAAATGATGATAAGCTGCAAATTTGGTGCTTTAATGTTTGGATTAGGATTAACGATGTCTCCTGGAAAACATAGGAATATTGAAGCTGCAATAGCTTTAGTAACAGATTTAAATAAATATACAAAATTCGTTATTCTTCCAATGCGTGGGCATTACAATGTTACTGGAGCTAACAATGTAACATGTTGGACAACTGGTTATCCATTTGCAGTAGATTTTAGTAAAGGTTATCCATACTATAATCCAGGAGAAACTACAATTGCTGATATAATTGCTCGTGGAGAATGTGATGCAGCTTTAATTGTTGCTTCAGATCCTATATCTCATTTACCAATAGAATCTGCAAGAAAATTGTCTAAAATACCAATAGTAACAATAGATCCCCATGAAACACCCACAACAAAAATTTCAAAAGTAGTTATCCCATCAAGTTATGTAGGAATAGAATATGAAGGTACTGCTTATAGAATGGATGGGGTACCTTTAAGATTGAAGAAAATTGTTGATCCACCTGATGGAATAATTTCTGATGAGGAAATACTTAAAATGATTTTATCAAAGTTGAGAGGTGATTAA
- a CDS encoding molybdopterin dinucleotide binding domain-containing protein — MIKVILITGRSLDQGTSKSIGKFSKEYMEKLAICELDPEDLKSLGIESGQNVKIKTKYGEVIVKAIESKQAPHKGIAFMPYSMWANLLLGSSTNSSGMPTFKGIEADIEIVKEGKIMDLNELLEEKIGVI, encoded by the coding sequence ATGATTAAAGTAATACTAATAACTGGAAGAAGCCTTGATCAAGGTACTTCAAAATCTATTGGAAAATTTTCAAAAGAATACATGGAAAAACTCGCTATATGTGAATTAGATCCAGAAGATTTAAAAAGCTTAGGCATAGAATCTGGCCAAAATGTAAAAATAAAAACAAAATATGGAGAAGTAATAGTTAAAGCAATAGAGTCAAAACAAGCACCTCATAAAGGAATTGCTTTTATGCCTTATAGTATGTGGGCAAATCTTTTATTAGGTTCTTCAACAAATAGTAGTGGAATGCCAACTTTTAAAGGGATCGAAGCAGATATTGAGATTGTTAAAGAGGGAAAAATCATGGATTTAAATGAATTGTTAGAAGAAAAAATTGGAGTGATATAA
- a CDS encoding F420-dependent methylenetetrahydromethanopterin dehydrogenase — protein sequence MVKIGFLKLGNIASAPLIELLLDERAEREDIDVRVIGAGAKLGSEQSIEVAKKLLDFSPKAIIITSPNASLPGPTKAREIFLEAKIPTIVVSDLPAKKIVKELEEKGFGYIIVEADSMLGARREFLDPIEMAIFNADLIKVLSITGAFNIIYEAIDCLIDSLKKGEEPRLPKIIIDRDAAINAAKFSNPYAASKAAAAWEIAKKVSDITVEACFKIKEWEKYTFLCSSAHEMIGEASRLAGEAREIEKYSDSVIRKPHANDGTILEKRKLIEKPK from the coding sequence ATGGTAAAAATAGGTTTTTTAAAACTTGGTAATATTGCTTCAGCTCCACTTATCGAACTATTATTAGATGAAAGGGCTGAAAGAGAAGATATAGACGTAAGAGTTATTGGAGCAGGTGCAAAATTAGGTAGCGAGCAAAGTATTGAAGTAGCTAAAAAACTTTTAGATTTTTCTCCAAAAGCAATAATAATTACAAGTCCAAATGCTTCTCTTCCAGGTCCAACAAAAGCTAGAGAAATTTTTCTGGAAGCAAAAATCCCAACAATAGTTGTTTCAGATTTACCTGCAAAAAAAATTGTTAAAGAACTTGAAGAAAAAGGATTTGGCTATATAATTGTTGAAGCAGATTCTATGCTTGGTGCTAGAAGAGAATTTTTAGACCCAATAGAAATGGCAATATTTAATGCAGATTTAATAAAAGTATTATCTATAACAGGAGCGTTTAATATAATTTATGAAGCAATAGATTGTTTAATAGATTCTTTAAAAAAGGGGGAAGAACCAAGATTACCTAAAATAATTATAGATAGGGATGCTGCTATTAATGCAGCAAAATTTTCAAATCCATATGCTGCATCAAAAGCAGCTGCTGCATGGGAAATAGCTAAAAAAGTTTCTGATATTACTGTAGAAGCTTGCTTTAAAATAAAAGAATGGGAAAAATATACTTTCCTATGCTCTTCTGCTCATGAAATGATAGGAGAAGCTTCTAGATTAGCTGGAGAAGCTAGGGAAATAGAGAAATATTCAGATTCTGTTATTAGAAAACCACATGCTAATGATGGTACAATTCTTGAGAAAAGAAAATTAATCGAAAAACCTAAATGA
- a CDS encoding uroporphyrinogen decarboxylase family protein has translation MRSRERIYTTLEHNEPDRIPLDLGGIVTGIHKIAYDNLKNFYSIKTETLIFHESQQLAKIEENILKKFNIDTRYVYFTIDPYSKILNEKYSIDMWGVKRVKIQYYYDISSNGIPLKSINSIEDIENYNWPDPEKIIEANIHSVEKNSKYFHNKTNYAIIYHSGASIFERSWMLRGFNEFIIDLIKNPNFACKIMDIIMNFYIKILNETLSIIGKYIDVVTITDDISFQQGPIIPINIYRKYIKPRHKKLIDIIKSKANVKIFIHCCGSASYFFEDFIDIGIDIVNPIQVSAKNMDTKILKEKFGDKLCFWGAIDTQKVLPFGSIKDVEKEVKKRIEDLAPGGGYVLAPVHNIQADVPPKNIIIMYEAAKKYGKYPIKAIS, from the coding sequence ATGAGGTCAAGAGAAAGGATTTATACCACATTGGAACATAACGAACCTGATAGAATTCCTTTAGATTTAGGTGGAATAGTAACCGGAATTCATAAAATTGCATATGATAATCTTAAAAATTTTTATTCTATAAAAACTGAAACATTAATTTTTCATGAATCCCAACAACTTGCGAAAATTGAAGAAAATATTTTGAAAAAATTCAACATAGATACTAGATATGTTTATTTTACCATAGATCCATATTCAAAAATTTTAAATGAAAAATATTCTATCGATATGTGGGGAGTTAAAAGAGTAAAAATTCAATATTATTATGATATTTCAAGTAATGGAATACCTTTAAAAAGTATTAATTCAATAGAAGATATAGAAAATTATAATTGGCCCGATCCGGAAAAAATAATAGAAGCAAATATTCATAGTGTAGAAAAAAATTCTAAATATTTTCATAATAAAACGAATTATGCAATTATTTATCATTCAGGAGCAAGTATTTTTGAAAGATCATGGATGCTAAGAGGTTTTAATGAATTTATTATAGATTTGATTAAAAATCCGAATTTTGCATGTAAAATAATGGATATAATAATGAATTTTTATATAAAAATTTTAAATGAAACATTAAGTATTATAGGGAAATATATAGATGTTGTAACAATAACTGATGATATTTCATTTCAACAAGGGCCAATTATTCCAATAAATATTTATAGAAAATATATAAAACCTAGACATAAAAAATTAATTGATATTATAAAAAGTAAAGCCAATGTAAAAATATTTATTCATTGTTGCGGAAGTGCTTCTTATTTCTTTGAAGATTTTATTGATATTGGTATTGATATAGTTAATCCTATTCAAGTTTCTGCAAAAAATATGGATACAAAAATTTTAAAAGAAAAATTTGGTGATAAACTTTGTTTTTGGGGAGCTATAGATACTCAAAAAGTTTTACCATTTGGTTCTATAAAAGATGTTGAAAAAGAAGTGAAGAAAAGAATTGAAGATTTAGCCCCTGGAGGAGGATATGTTTTAGCTCCAGTACATAATATTCAAGCAGACGTGCCACCTAAAAATATTATAATAATGTATGAAGCAGCAAAAAAATATGGAAAATACCCAATAAAAGCAATTTCTTAA
- a CDS encoding enoyl-CoA hydratase-related protein has product MNINEEIIFEKKDNIAWIILNRPEKLNALSMKMLEEISSVLDKIEKDLEIRCIIITGFGEKSFCSGADISIFQSLNPIMAEEFARKGQKIFCKIGESSKPFIAAINGYCLGGGLELALACDFRIASENAEFGSPEINLGLIPGWCGTQRLTRIIGINNAKKIIMLGERIKAEEALRIGLIDKIVPIEKLHEEAILLCKKLIEKPSNSLKYAKRLINLSYQVPINIGELIEAEAFGILKSTEDINERISAFLSKKKK; this is encoded by the coding sequence ATGAATATAAATGAAGAAATAATTTTTGAAAAAAAGGATAATATTGCATGGATAATATTAAATCGTCCAGAAAAACTTAATGCTCTTTCAATGAAAATGCTTGAAGAAATTTCATCAGTTTTAGATAAAATTGAAAAAGATTTAGAAATTAGATGCATTATAATAACTGGTTTTGGGGAAAAATCTTTTTGCTCAGGAGCAGATATTTCCATTTTCCAATCTTTAAATCCGATAATGGCAGAAGAATTTGCAAGAAAAGGACAAAAAATTTTCTGTAAAATAGGGGAATCTTCAAAACCGTTCATAGCTGCTATAAATGGATATTGCTTAGGAGGTGGATTGGAACTTGCACTTGCATGCGATTTTAGAATTGCTAGTGAAAATGCAGAATTTGGAAGCCCGGAAATAAATTTAGGTCTTATTCCAGGATGGTGTGGAACACAAAGACTTACAAGAATAATTGGTATAAATAATGCAAAGAAAATAATTATGCTTGGAGAAAGAATTAAAGCTGAAGAGGCTTTAAGGATAGGTTTAATAGATAAAATAGTTCCTATTGAAAAGCTTCATGAAGAAGCTATTCTACTTTGTAAAAAATTAATTGAAAAACCATCAAATTCATTAAAATATGCAAAAAGATTAATAAATTTAAGCTATCAAGTTCCAATAAACATAGGAGAATTAATTGAAGCTGAAGCTTTTGGCATACTTAAATCTACAGAAGACATAAATGAAAGAATTTCAGCTTTCCTTTCTAAGAAAAAGAAATAG
- a CDS encoding 3-hydroxyacyl-CoA dehydrogenase: MNISIIGAGVMGHGIAQIFAMNNFNVFLVDINKEALKKAIEQIRWSLKKFSEKKIIKEEEINKILSRIKTLTSIEEAAKNSDFIVEAVPEKIDLKKQIFKILDENAPKHAILATNTSSLSITEISEVTKRPEKVIGMHFFNPPQLMKLVEVIKGKNTSEETIKYTIELCEKIGKKPILVKKDVRGFIVNRILHQFLNEAFWSVYRKETTIEEIDSVVKYIAKFPMGAFELADYIGLDIVLNVSEILEKAYGLRAKVCPIIKDYVKEEKLGRKTMIGFYDWSKGRPEIKIITSSEYDVKRLYSIIVNEAAYLIYEDVSNASDIDIAMKLGAGWSEGPCEIADRIGIDQIFNELKRLYERYNEEMYNPCKLLKDYIDNGRLGIKSGRGFYEYK, from the coding sequence ATGAATATATCAATTATAGGAGCTGGAGTGATGGGACATGGAATTGCTCAAATATTTGCTATGAATAATTTTAATGTTTTTTTAGTTGATATAAATAAAGAAGCTCTTAAAAAAGCAATTGAACAAATTCGGTGGAGTCTTAAAAAATTTTCAGAGAAAAAAATAATAAAAGAAGAAGAAATTAATAAAATTCTTTCAAGAATAAAAACTCTTACAAGTATTGAAGAAGCTGCTAAAAATTCAGATTTTATAGTTGAAGCTGTTCCTGAAAAAATTGATCTTAAAAAACAAATATTTAAAATATTAGATGAAAATGCTCCTAAGCATGCAATTTTAGCAACAAATACTTCTAGTTTAAGTATAACAGAAATTTCTGAAGTAACAAAAAGACCCGAAAAAGTAATTGGTATGCATTTTTTTAATCCCCCTCAATTAATGAAGTTAGTTGAAGTTATTAAAGGAAAAAATACAAGTGAAGAAACAATTAAATATACTATTGAATTATGTGAAAAAATAGGAAAGAAACCAATCTTAGTTAAAAAAGATGTTAGAGGATTTATAGTAAATAGAATCCTTCATCAATTTCTTAATGAGGCATTTTGGTCAGTATATAGAAAAGAAACAACAATTGAAGAAATTGATTCGGTAGTAAAATACATAGCAAAGTTTCCAATGGGTGCATTTGAACTTGCTGATTATATTGGATTAGATATTGTGCTTAATGTTTCAGAAATATTAGAAAAAGCTTATGGCTTAAGAGCAAAAGTTTGTCCAATAATAAAAGATTATGTAAAAGAGGAAAAATTGGGTAGAAAAACAATGATTGGTTTCTATGATTGGAGTAAAGGAAGACCAGAAATAAAAATTATAACAAGTAGTGAATATGATGTAAAAAGATTATATTCAATAATAGTAAATGAAGCTGCTTATTTAATTTATGAAGATGTATCAAATGCAAGCGATATAGACATTGCAATGAAGCTTGGAGCTGGATGGTCTGAAGGACCATGTGAAATAGCTGATAGAATAGGAATAGACCAAATATTCAACGAGTTAAAAAGATTATATGAAAGATATAATGAAGAAATGTATAATCCATGTAAATTATTAAAAGATTATATAGATAATGGAAGATTAGGAATAAAAAGTGGTAGAGGATTTTATGAATATAAATGA
- a CDS encoding nucleotidyltransferase domain-containing protein → MFNINTLTEKIKILSEKYRIAYAIVFGSLIDKRFIKGESDIDLAIKVTNLKESEVFNFLKSFVKDLNIANIDVIILNFSPFSLKYDILTKGKVIFCKDKEDFFEDKLKVIKLYDDWIYFSKSFEEREIKKVIK, encoded by the coding sequence ATGTTTAATATAAATACGCTTACTGAAAAGATAAAAATACTCTCTGAAAAATATAGAATAGCCTATGCTATAGTTTTCGGTTCATTAATCGATAAAAGATTTATTAAAGGTGAAAGTGACATAGATTTAGCAATAAAAGTTACTAATTTAAAAGAAAGCGAAGTTTTTAATTTCTTGAAAAGCTTCGTGAAGGATTTGAATATTGCTAATATAGATGTTATCATACTTAATTTTTCCCCTTTTAGTTTAAAATATGATATTTTAACAAAAGGTAAAGTAATATTTTGCAAAGATAAAGAAGATTTTTTTGAGGATAAGCTTAAAGTTATTAAGTTATATGATGATTGGATTTATTTTTCTAAAAGTTTTGAAGAAAGAGAAATTAAGAAGGTGATAAAATGA
- the mtrH gene encoding tetrahydromethanopterin S-methyltransferase subunit H has protein sequence MFDFKKEQKIFRIGNVEIGGKPGELPTVLIGTIFYEGHKIVSNAEEGIFDKAKAEELINEQEEFSEKTGCPSMIDIVGLTSNAMIKYIDFVSEKTNSPILIDSSFAEIKIAGVKHCAEIGLLDRIVYNSISHNVKTEELNTLKELGVKSAIILAFNPRDVRASGKLSLLIGEQGNGLLKKVEENGIEKPLIDVAVLDVPSIGISLEAISLIKNELGLPCGGAPLNAVLEWKKVVELGEQAKNLCSGGSLTALKCAGADFILYGPIEKSKIVFPVAAMIDAIIAYRNRWHGIRPKIKNHPLYKIF, from the coding sequence ATGTTTGATTTTAAAAAAGAACAAAAAATTTTTAGAATTGGAAATGTAGAAATAGGTGGAAAACCAGGCGAATTACCTACAGTTTTAATAGGAACAATATTTTATGAGGGGCATAAGATTGTTAGTAATGCTGAAGAAGGAATTTTTGATAAAGCAAAAGCTGAAGAATTAATTAATGAGCAAGAAGAATTTTCTGAAAAAACTGGTTGCCCATCAATGATCGATATTGTAGGATTGACATCTAATGCAATGATAAAATACATAGATTTTGTTTCTGAAAAAACCAATTCACCAATACTTATAGATAGTAGTTTCGCAGAAATTAAAATAGCTGGTGTAAAACATTGTGCAGAAATAGGTTTATTAGATAGAATAGTTTATAATTCTATTTCACATAATGTAAAAACTGAAGAATTAAATACTTTAAAAGAATTGGGAGTAAAATCTGCTATTATATTAGCATTCAATCCAAGAGATGTAAGAGCAAGCGGAAAACTTTCTCTTTTAATTGGAGAGCAGGGAAATGGATTACTTAAAAAAGTTGAAGAAAATGGTATAGAGAAACCTTTAATAGATGTGGCTGTATTAGATGTTCCAAGCATAGGAATTTCATTGGAAGCAATAAGTTTAATTAAAAATGAATTAGGTTTACCATGTGGTGGAGCTCCATTAAATGCAGTATTAGAATGGAAAAAAGTTGTTGAACTTGGAGAACAAGCAAAAAACCTTTGTTCAGGAGGATCTTTAACAGCTCTTAAATGTGCTGGTGCAGATTTTATACTTTATGGTCCAATAGAGAAATCTAAAATAGTTTTTCCTGTAGCAGCAATGATAGATGCAATAATAGCTTATAGGAATAGATGGCATGGAATAAGACCTAAAATAAAGAATCACCCTCTTTATAAAATATTTTAA
- a CDS encoding carbohydrate kinase family protein, whose protein sequence is MYDLIVLGYLSHDIIIDPQRRKFESLGGTAAYASIIASNLNAKVGIVSIVGKDFKKEYMEILENSGIDLKGLKIKGEKTTSFMNCYDINGKRTQYLLSKAKNINLEDIPKEYFNAKCFHFGPLFNEIPYEIAEILKEKKKITSIDPQGYCRRKISENKIEQCAWKDAKKVLRFFNIYRSDDIEANLVVNEKDPIEAAKKIKDFGPEIVIVTMERKGSILYYEDKIVKIPAIPVRKIIDATGAGDTYMASFLIEYIKNKDPIKSALFASCAASLKIETIGLSNLPKRELIEERLKVASPKVEFISK, encoded by the coding sequence ATGTATGATTTAATTGTTTTAGGGTACTTATCTCATGATATTATAATTGATCCTCAAAGAAGAAAATTTGAATCTTTAGGCGGAACAGCTGCTTATGCTTCTATTATAGCTTCTAATTTAAATGCTAAAGTTGGAATAGTATCTATAGTTGGAAAAGATTTTAAAAAAGAATATATGGAAATACTTGAAAATTCTGGAATTGATTTAAAAGGTCTAAAAATAAAAGGTGAAAAAACTACTTCATTTATGAATTGTTATGATATAAATGGAAAAAGAACTCAATATTTATTGAGTAAAGCAAAAAATATTAATTTAGAAGATATCCCAAAAGAATATTTTAATGCAAAATGTTTTCATTTTGGACCATTATTTAATGAAATACCATATGAAATAGCAGAAATATTAAAGGAAAAGAAAAAAATAACTTCGATTGATCCTCAAGGATATTGTAGAAGAAAAATTAGTGAGAATAAAATTGAGCAATGTGCATGGAAAGATGCTAAAAAGGTATTAAGATTTTTCAATATTTATAGATCTGATGATATTGAAGCAAATCTTGTAGTAAATGAAAAAGATCCTATAGAGGCAGCTAAAAAAATAAAAGATTTTGGTCCAGAAATAGTTATAGTAACAATGGAGAGAAAAGGCTCAATTCTTTATTATGAAGATAAAATTGTTAAAATTCCTGCAATTCCAGTAAGGAAAATTATTGATGCTACTGGAGCAGGAGATACATATATGGCTAGCTTTTTAATAGAATATATTAAAAATAAGGATCCGATAAAATCAGCTTTATTTGCTTCTTGTGCAGCTTCATTAAAAATTGAAACAATTGGATTATCTAATCTTCCTAAAAGGGAATTAATTGAAGAAAGGCTTAAAGTTGCAAGTCCAAAAGTAGAGTTTATTTCCAAATGA
- a CDS encoding RimK family alpha-L-glutamate ligase encodes MKIGILTRNPDAWCSMQLQSASIKMGYEPICISFPRLVAKIGLEPILEFSGINILKELSAIIVRPIGRGSLDECIFRMDILHRLIRNGFIVINHPSAIEKCIDKFYAISLLQENGIPVPKTIVTENSEEALKAFYELGEDVVIKPLFGSRGIGITRVTDPEIATRIFRTLQFMNNVLYIQEFIPHGKRDIRAFVIGDKVIASMYREAESWKTNVAQGARPKSMKLSEELEDLVLKAAKIVGCEIAGIDILEGENGHVINEINSQPGFRGLQSVTKINIAEGIIKYVIGKIRK; translated from the coding sequence TTGAAAATTGGAATATTAACAAGAAATCCTGACGCATGGTGCTCTATGCAACTTCAATCTGCTTCTATAAAAATGGGTTACGAGCCTATTTGCATAAGTTTTCCAAGATTGGTTGCAAAAATTGGTTTAGAACCTATTTTAGAATTTTCTGGAATAAATATTCTAAAAGAACTTTCAGCTATAATTGTTAGACCTATTGGAAGAGGTTCTTTAGATGAATGCATTTTTAGAATGGATATTCTTCATAGACTTATTAGAAATGGATTTATCGTTATAAATCATCCATCAGCAATAGAAAAATGTATTGATAAATTTTATGCAATTTCTCTTTTGCAAGAAAATGGAATACCTGTACCTAAAACAATCGTGACTGAAAATTCTGAAGAAGCATTAAAAGCATTTTATGAACTTGGAGAAGATGTAGTGATAAAACCATTATTTGGTTCTAGAGGTATAGGAATAACAAGAGTAACAGACCCTGAAATTGCAACAAGAATTTTTAGAACATTACAATTTATGAATAATGTTTTATATATTCAAGAATTTATTCCACATGGAAAAAGAGATATTAGAGCATTTGTAATAGGAGATAAAGTTATAGCTTCTATGTATAGAGAAGCTGAAAGTTGGAAAACAAATGTAGCTCAAGGAGCTAGACCTAAATCTATGAAACTTTCAGAAGAATTGGAAGATCTAGTTTTAAAAGCAGCAAAAATTGTAGGATGCGAAATTGCTGGAATAGATATTCTTGAAGGAGAAAATGGCCATGTTATAAATGAAATAAATAGTCAACCAGGTTTTCGAGGTCTTCAATCTGTAACAAAAATAAATATTGCTGAAGGAATAATAAAATATGTTATTGGAAAAATTAGGAAATAA
- a CDS encoding RidA family protein: MIKKEIHSSKKYPMGTLPIAPAIIAKPFVFVSGQGPYETINKGIKEQTREVLERIKGILEECGTSMNNVLKMTVYLNDMNNYQAMNEVFAEYFKNSPPARTCIEVSRIPRDVLIEIDAIALIA, translated from the coding sequence ATGATTAAAAAAGAAATACATTCAAGTAAAAAATATCCAATGGGCACTTTACCAATAGCGCCTGCGATTATCGCTAAACCATTCGTTTTTGTATCTGGACAAGGACCATATGAAACAATCAACAAAGGAATTAAAGAACAAACAAGAGAAGTATTAGAAAGAATTAAAGGAATATTGGAAGAATGTGGGACATCTATGAATAATGTTTTAAAAATGACAGTATATTTAAACGATATGAATAATTATCAAGCAATGAATGAAGTATTTGCAGAATATTTTAAAAATTCTCCACCAGCAAGAACATGCATAGAAGTATCTAGAATTCCAAGAGATGTATTAATTGAAATAGATGCTATAGCTTTAATTGCATAA
- the cofE gene encoding coenzyme F420-0:L-glutamate ligase — MTKEIKLIGLTNMPLIKKGDDIAKIIMNSIEKEKVIIEEGDIIVISQKIISKAEGRIINLKRIKPSKKAIKIAEITNKDPRLVEIILKESKKIIKACPGHLIVKTKQGIVCANAGVDRSNVAGKEDIVTLLPKNPDYSANKIRKKIEKIYGKKIGVVISDTYGRPLRNGHINMAIGLSGIKPFKDYRGKKDIFGYELKIKNIAIADEIASAAELVMGQAKERIPVVIIKGLDKKLLQRKGRVSANDLNMPKEKWLFK, encoded by the coding sequence ATGACTAAAGAAATTAAACTGATTGGATTAACTAATATGCCATTAATTAAAAAAGGAGATGATATTGCTAAAATTATAATGAATAGTATTGAAAAAGAGAAAGTAATCATTGAAGAAGGCGATATTATAGTTATTTCTCAAAAAATTATTTCAAAAGCTGAAGGAAGAATTATTAATTTAAAAAGAATAAAACCATCTAAAAAAGCTATTAAAATTGCTGAAATAACTAATAAAGATCCTAGATTAGTTGAAATTATTCTTAAAGAATCTAAAAAAATTATTAAAGCTTGTCCAGGGCATTTAATAGTAAAAACTAAGCAAGGTATTGTTTGTGCGAATGCTGGAGTAGATAGGTCAAATGTAGCTGGAAAAGAAGATATTGTAACACTCCTTCCAAAAAATCCAGATTATTCTGCTAATAAAATACGTAAAAAAATAGAAAAAATTTATGGTAAAAAAATTGGAGTCGTAATTTCAGATACTTATGGCAGACCATTAAGGAATGGTCATATAAATATGGCTATTGGATTATCAGGAATAAAGCCATTTAAAGATTATAGAGGTAAAAAAGATATTTTTGGTTATGAGCTTAAAATTAAAAATATTGCTATAGCAGATGAAATAGCATCAGCAGCTGAATTAGTAATGGGCCAAGCAAAAGAAAGAATACCAGTCGTTATAATAAAAGGATTGGATAAAAAATTACTTCAAAGAAAAGGAAGAGTATCTGCAAACGATTTAAATATGCCAAAAGAAAAATGGTTATTCAAATAA
- a CDS encoding molybdenum cofactor guanylyltransferase, with protein MLKFLSCSILAGGKSRRFGSYKAITIFRDKPLIYHVLKVVQPLASEIIICVSNRNQYKIISNIIGKNNNISLVIDKKINIKGVLSGFYTSLVTSKMKYILIVACDMPFICDKGIKLMYREISKKKLYAVVPIWPNKYIEPLFSIYNRVETLKILKEIIKNRKSNKELHLRKVIENLKKVEYMPVKKFFNIGCPKNMFYNINYSYQINF; from the coding sequence ATGCTTAAATTTTTATCGTGTTCAATTTTAGCAGGTGGAAAGTCTAGAAGATTTGGTTCATACAAAGCTATTACTATTTTTAGAGACAAACCATTAATATATCATGTATTAAAAGTTGTTCAACCATTAGCGTCAGAAATAATCATATGTGTTAGTAATAGAAATCAATATAAGATAATTTCTAATATAATTGGAAAAAATAATAATATATCATTAGTGATAGACAAAAAAATTAATATCAAAGGAGTATTATCTGGCTTTTATACAAGTCTTGTTACTTCTAAAATGAAGTATATTCTCATTGTAGCATGTGATATGCCATTTATATGTGATAAAGGAATAAAATTAATGTATAGAGAAATAAGTAAAAAGAAATTATATGCTGTTGTTCCTATTTGGCCTAATAAATATATAGAGCCATTATTTTCAATTTATAATAGGGTAGAAACATTAAAAATTTTAAAAGAAATAATTAAAAATAGAAAAAGCAATAAAGAATTGCATTTAAGGAAAGTAATTGAAAATTTAAAAAAAGTTGAATACATGCCAGTTAAAAAATTTTTTAACATTGGATGCCCAAAAAATATGTTTTATAATATAAATTACTCATACCAAATTAATTTTTAA